The Stigmatella ashevillena genomic sequence GAGGTCCGTCAGGGCGCCACGGGCGGCACCTCGCCTGCGCCGTCGCTGGAGCGGCCCCTGGGGCCGGGCACGTGGTTCGACTTCCGCGCGAACATCGGCGGCAACGACAGCACCCAGCGCACGTGCTTCTCCGCCGAGCGCGGCTACCTCCTTCAGACGGACGGCCCCGCCCCCACCCAGGGGGCCGCGTGCCCCAGCTTCGCCGAGGCCACGGTGTCTCCCCTGGAAGAGTGGCTGGTAAGGCTCATCACGGGCGCGCTCGCCACCGAAAGCTGGCCGCCGGCCACGAGCGCCATCCCCACCCGGGGAACCCGCTCCCTCCAGGGACGCACGGTCCCCGTCTCCACCACCGAGGTGCCGGAGAGCGAGGGAGGCGTGCGGAGGATCCGCTTCGAGACCTACGCGGCGGACCCCTGGGACGCGTCACTCTCGGGGCTGGCCCACGAGGCCCGCTTCCGTCAACTGACCGAGGGCGTGGACCGGGTGGATGCGAAGGGCCGCAGGACGCCCCAGGACTTCACCCAGCTCGTGGGCTGGGGCACGTGGGTGGGAAGCGCGAAGTAACGCCCCGCTTCCCGCCCGAGGGCGCGGCCTCAGCTCTCCACGGAGAGCTTCACGTCGATGTTGCCGCGCGTGGCCTTCGAATACGGACACACCTCGTGCGCGGCGTGCATGAGCTGCTGGGCCTCTTCCTGCGACAGGCCCGGCAGCTTGCCCTTCAGCTCCACCGCCAACCCGAAGCCGCCATCCGGCGTCTTGCCGATGGTGGCCGAGCCGGTGATGGCCGCCTCCTTCACGTTCTTGCCCGCCTTGCCCGCCACCAGCCGCAGCGCGCTCTCGAAGCACGCGGCATAGCCGGCCGCGAAGAGCTGCTCGGGGTTGGTGCTGGCCCCCCCGGCGCCGCCCAGCTCCTTGGGCATGGAGAGCGCCAGATCCAACACGCCGTCCGTCGAGCGGACGCGGCCATTGCGGCCTCCCTGGGCGGTGGCGGTGGCGGTGTACAGCGGGGAGATGGTGACCGGAGCCATGAGCTTCCTCGTTTCACGTCGGGTGGGATGCGAGCCAGACAGGCGGCCCCCCCGGCGTAGCGGGCACTCACTCGGCTTGCAACGTCGTCTCCGGGAAACTGTCGTCCAGAGGGACTTCCCCGTCCTGCTCCCACCCGAGGACCGAGGAGAGGAGGGGCTTGAGCTGGTCCGCGATCTTCCGGTGCCCGGTGAGATTGGGGTGCATGTCGCAGCCGTAGTCCCGGGGCACCTCCAGGGTGTCGCGGATAAGGGCCAGGTGCGTGCGGCCTCCATCCCGGGAGCGCTGCCGCGCCACGACCGCCTCGATGAGCTCCGTGCCAGGCTCCTTCATGCGAGGCCCCGCCACACAGAACAGGGGCACGTCCGGATACACCCGCCGCACCGCCGCGATGAGCGCCTCGTATCCCCCCACGAAGGACTCCCGCTCCGGGTGCGGCACCGTGGAGAAGTCGTTGGTCCCCAGGTTGATGACGACCGCATCGGGCGCCCACCGGCGGAAGTCCCAGAGGGGTTGTTCCTGCTCGGCCCGCGCCTGGGCGAAGTAGGCGGGCATCGGCTTGGCCGAGACGGGCCCGGGCTCCGCGTAGTTGCGGACCACGCCCCGACCCGACTTGGCGAGGATGGAGACCTCCGCCCCCAGCTCGCGCGCCACCAGGGCGGCATAGGCCCGCTCCACGTTCTCCGTGCCCCGCGAGAACTGGCAGCCCAGTTGCCCCTCGTTGCCATAGCCCGCGGTGAACGAATCTCCGATGAAGAGCAACCGGCGCTCCCGCCGCGGCGGCAGCTCCACCAGCGCCCGGCCCGGATCCAAGAGGAAGCCGTGGAAGGTGCCCGGCCCGAACCCGGACTCCGTGCGCCGCGTGAGCCGCACCGTGTGCCGTCCCTCGGCGAGCCCTTGGGCCAGCACATAGATGTCCCGCTCCGAGGTGCGCAGCACGGACGAGGGCTTCCCATCCACGGAGACGTTGTAGTTGTTGTTTCCGTCCACCAGGTGGACCGCGCACGACGTGCCTTCGAAGGCGGCCTCGATGCTCACCCCGGGCCAGTCGAACGCCGGGGCCTTCGGCGCGGTGAAGTCGAAGCGGCCCGTGTACCGGATGAGCGGATGATCCGCCTCGATGTGCTGGCGCTGGGGAGGCTCCCCGGGGGGCCCCAGGATGACCCGGGCACACCCGATGAGCATCAGGGGGATGAGCGTGCGGGCAAGAAGGCGCTTTGGATACGAAGAGGCCATGGCGCCGGAGTGTT encodes the following:
- a CDS encoding organic hydroperoxide resistance protein, which translates into the protein MAPVTISPLYTATATAQGGRNGRVRSTDGVLDLALSMPKELGGAGGASTNPEQLFAAGYAACFESALRLVAGKAGKNVKEAAITGSATIGKTPDGGFGLAVELKGKLPGLSQEEAQQLMHAAHEVCPYSKATRGNIDVKLSVES
- a CDS encoding SGNH/GDSL hydrolase family protein, which gives rise to MASSYPKRLLARTLIPLMLIGCARVILGPPGEPPQRQHIEADHPLIRYTGRFDFTAPKAPAFDWPGVSIEAAFEGTSCAVHLVDGNNNYNVSVDGKPSSVLRTSERDIYVLAQGLAEGRHTVRLTRRTESGFGPGTFHGFLLDPGRALVELPPRRERRLLFIGDSFTAGYGNEGQLGCQFSRGTENVERAYAALVARELGAEVSILAKSGRGVVRNYAEPGPVSAKPMPAYFAQARAEQEQPLWDFRRWAPDAVVINLGTNDFSTVPHPERESFVGGYEALIAAVRRVYPDVPLFCVAGPRMKEPGTELIEAVVARQRSRDGGRTHLALIRDTLEVPRDYGCDMHPNLTGHRKIADQLKPLLSSVLGWEQDGEVPLDDSFPETTLQAE